A single uncultured Acetobacterium sp. DNA region contains:
- a CDS encoding response regulator transcription factor yields the protein MKTIFDAKLLVVDDEPEIINLLKTILHQAGFTQVISAENCQQARALFALEKPDGVIFDVTLPDGDGFSLMQELRQQSNVPMLFLSARDEDENRLLGLGLGADDYITKPFLPRELVLRLSGILRRVYQPLQTQPLAEECLVLGTVTVNFKSGIVQTGDGEKNLTAKEHALLKKLWENQGNIVTADSLCRSAWDDDLYGYENTLMVHIRRLREKIEVDPSQPQYLLTIRGMGYKLAKESNR from the coding sequence ATGAAAACAATCTTTGACGCAAAACTTCTGGTTGTGGATGACGAACCAGAAATTATCAATCTATTAAAAACAATCCTCCATCAGGCCGGCTTTACTCAGGTAATAAGCGCCGAAAACTGCCAGCAGGCTCGGGCGCTTTTTGCTTTAGAAAAGCCCGATGGAGTAATTTTCGATGTGACGCTGCCGGATGGTGATGGATTTTCACTGATGCAGGAACTGCGGCAGCAGTCAAATGTGCCGATGCTGTTTTTATCGGCTCGGGATGAGGATGAGAACCGACTCTTGGGGTTAGGGCTGGGTGCTGACGACTACATTACCAAACCCTTTCTGCCCCGGGAGCTGGTGCTGCGCTTAAGCGGAATCCTGCGGCGAGTTTACCAGCCACTACAGACTCAGCCGCTGGCGGAGGAATGTCTGGTACTGGGGACAGTAACCGTCAATTTTAAAAGCGGCATTGTTCAAACCGGTGATGGTGAAAAAAACCTGACCGCCAAGGAGCATGCCCTGCTGAAAAAACTCTGGGAAAATCAGGGCAATATCGTCACCGCCGACAGCCTCTGCCGCAGCGCCTGGGATGATGATCTCTACGGTTATGAAAATACCCTGATGGTTCACATCCGGCGACTCCGGGAAAAAATTGAGGTAGATCCCTCCCAACCCCAATACCTGTTGACCATCCGGGGCATGGGTTATAAACTGGCAAAGGAGAGTAATCGTTGA
- a CDS encoding arsenate reductase family protein, translating to MKPLFLCYPKCSTCQKAKKFLAENQIAVAERHIVEDHPQKAELLKWMEQSQGDPKKFFNTSGLVYREMALKDKIKTMTPEEMAEILATNGMLVKRPLLILDDTVLIGFKEEQWKAALARIKQD from the coding sequence ATGAAACCATTATTTTTATGCTACCCAAAATGTTCAACCTGTCAAAAAGCGAAAAAGTTTCTGGCAGAAAATCAGATCGCCGTGGCAGAACGCCATATTGTTGAGGATCACCCGCAAAAGGCGGAGTTGCTCAAATGGATGGAGCAAAGTCAGGGCGATCCGAAAAAATTTTTTAATACCAGTGGCCTGGTTTATCGTGAAATGGCGTTAAAAGACAAGATTAAAACAATGACCCCGGAGGAAATGGCAGAGATCCTGGCCACCAACGGGATGTTGGTGAAACGGCCACTGCTCATTTTGGATGATACCGTACTCATCGGCTTTAAAGAAGAGCAGTGGAAAGCGGCGTTGGCGAGAATAAAGCAGGATTAA
- a CDS encoding ABC transporter ATP-binding protein codes for MKIIETVHLTKNYGQTLALKNVNLLLEEGEIYGLVGPTGAGKSTLIKLLLNFIFPNIGHATIFELNCAKKSAKIKEKVGYVPSDVHYSPDATAGELLKTTLAFHRIQSEKAIWPLCEGLEIEMIKPFGVLSISDQKKIAIACAMVHEPRLLILDDPGKGLDPTAKRQVFELLREANQKGTSIFLASNSLAEIQDYCTRVALLKEGRVIRVEDLTKVRKKVKIVELWGEAFDFRDLEILGGRMLNVTEKSVKFSYEGDVEKLLKTLSMMTLKDVAIKNASLEDEFLDYYEGGHGSDTLEIGI; via the coding sequence ATGAAAATTATCGAGACCGTTCATTTAACCAAAAACTATGGGCAAACCTTGGCTCTAAAAAATGTAAATTTATTGCTAGAAGAAGGCGAGATATATGGATTGGTCGGGCCAACCGGCGCTGGCAAATCCACATTGATCAAGCTGTTACTCAATTTTATTTTCCCGAATATTGGGCATGCGACTATATTTGAGTTGAATTGCGCCAAAAAGTCGGCAAAAATCAAAGAAAAAGTCGGCTATGTGCCATCAGATGTTCATTACAGTCCAGACGCAACGGCCGGGGAGTTATTAAAAACGACCCTGGCTTTTCATCGTATTCAATCAGAAAAGGCTATTTGGCCCCTCTGTGAAGGGCTGGAAATTGAAATGATCAAGCCATTCGGAGTATTATCCATCAGCGACCAAAAGAAGATTGCCATTGCCTGTGCGATGGTTCATGAACCACGGTTGTTGATATTGGATGATCCGGGGAAGGGATTGGATCCTACTGCAAAACGACAGGTTTTTGAGCTGCTTAGAGAAGCCAATCAAAAGGGAACCTCCATTTTTTTAGCCAGCAATAGCCTGGCTGAGATTCAGGACTATTGCACTCGGGTGGCGCTGCTTAAAGAAGGACGTGTGATTCGGGTTGAAGACCTGACAAAAGTACGCAAAAAGGTCAAGATTGTGGAACTCTGGGGTGAAGCCTTTGATTTTAGAGATCTTGAGATTTTAGGTGGGCGGATGTTGAATGTAACGGAAAAAAGCGTAAAATTTTCATATGAAGGCGATGTGGAGAAGCTTCTAAAAACATTGAGTATGATGACCCTGAAAGATGTGGCGATCAAGAATGCCTCCCTGGAAGATGAGTTTTTAGATTACTATGAAGGAGGACATGGCAGTGACACTCTTGAAATTGGAATTTAA
- a CDS encoding MBL fold metallo-hydrolase — translation MKRKLLLVTSFILSVIFIFSGCQLLSGTRTTFTPKDSLAVHFLDVGQGDAILLVDRDQTMLIDGGNPENGNQIVAYLKGLGITQLDYVVATHNHNDHAGGLTDVVAQLDVSNLYVTNSKETEASKNLIAKAKSKNIPISTPSPGTTLTFGGSTINFLGPLSVHEDVNDDSIVMKVTHGSHRFLFTGDMEAMAEKELLAQNLDLSADVLKVGHHGSYSSTGYVFLRAVNPRYAVISCGVNNDYGHPHEETLSRLNDVGSTIFRTDLIGTIVATSEGDQLTFNKNGVTPTQPYQEVNNGLGSTTSPVSETPTNTATAENATYIGNKNSKVYHLPSCSGLPKESNRIYLNSLEEVHAQGLTPCGICKPPS, via the coding sequence ATGAAACGAAAACTCTTACTTGTAACATCATTTATTTTAAGCGTCATTTTTATCTTTTCCGGTTGCCAATTACTAAGCGGTACCCGAACCACCTTTACTCCTAAAGATTCGCTGGCGGTCCATTTTCTGGATGTCGGTCAGGGCGATGCCATCCTGCTGGTGGACCGGGATCAGACCATGTTGATTGATGGTGGCAACCCGGAAAACGGCAATCAAATTGTCGCCTATCTCAAAGGTCTGGGCATCACGCAGTTGGATTACGTGGTGGCAACCCATAATCATAATGACCATGCCGGAGGATTGACTGATGTGGTTGCTCAGCTTGATGTGTCCAATTTATATGTAACCAACTCAAAAGAAACGGAAGCTTCAAAAAACCTGATTGCTAAAGCTAAGTCCAAAAACATCCCTATTTCCACCCCCAGTCCGGGAACAACCCTGACTTTTGGCGGCTCGACCATCAACTTTTTAGGACCCCTCAGTGTTCATGAGGACGTTAATGACGACTCCATTGTTATGAAGGTCACTCATGGCAGTCATCGCTTTCTTTTTACTGGTGATATGGAAGCAATGGCTGAAAAAGAATTGCTGGCGCAAAACCTTGATCTGTCAGCTGATGTGCTCAAAGTTGGTCATCATGGCAGTTATTCGTCCACCGGTTATGTCTTTCTGCGGGCAGTGAACCCCCGGTATGCGGTGATTTCCTGCGGTGTGAACAACGACTACGGCCACCCCCATGAAGAAACCCTGAGCCGTCTCAATGATGTTGGCTCGACCATTTTCCGCACCGACCTGATCGGAACCATCGTGGCCACCAGTGAAGGCGATCAGCTAACCTTTAACAAAAATGGCGTTACCCCCACCCAACCTTATCAGGAGGTGAATAACGGTCTGGGTTCAACAACCAGCCCCGTTTCAGAAACACCAACCAATACAGCCACGGCCGAAAACGCCACTTATATTGGTAATAAAAACTCCAAGGTTTATCATCTGCCCAGCTGTTCCGGTTTGCCGAAAGAATCCAACCGGATTTATCTAAACAGTCTGGAAGAGGTGCATGCCCAAGGACTGACCCCTTGTGGAATTTGCAAGCCACCAAGCTAA
- a CDS encoding ABC transporter permease, whose amino-acid sequence MLKRVLKAEMIKMRHSPVWLAFLLIPIIPAFMGTFNYLNNLGMLEHEWYSLWTQHTLFACYFFLPVLIGIYASYLFRLEHANHNWNAVMTAPVPITQVFMAKLMMGWLMVVLTQIWIGLLFIISGLLAGLSGPIPPELPIWLLFGALGGMVVCALQLCLSLVIRSFAVPVGIALMGGIAGLALLSQGYGLYFPYALITLGMRANDPAAPMLVGEIQFLIACAVFIAGFCLFAITWLKRRDVVTG is encoded by the coding sequence ATGCTTAAACGTGTTTTAAAAGCAGAAATGATCAAGATGCGACATAGTCCGGTGTGGCTGGCTTTTTTACTGATTCCCATTATTCCGGCCTTTATGGGTACTTTTAATTATTTGAATAATTTAGGAATGCTGGAGCATGAGTGGTACAGCCTGTGGACCCAACATACCCTGTTTGCCTGTTATTTTTTCCTGCCGGTATTAATTGGGATCTACGCTTCCTATCTATTTCGGCTGGAACATGCCAATCATAACTGGAATGCGGTGATGACCGCCCCGGTTCCGATAACACAGGTATTTATGGCGAAATTGATGATGGGCTGGCTGATGGTGGTTTTGACCCAGATCTGGATTGGACTTTTGTTTATTATTTCTGGACTGCTGGCGGGGCTTTCGGGACCGATTCCGCCAGAATTACCGATCTGGCTTTTGTTTGGAGCCTTGGGCGGTATGGTGGTATGCGCTTTGCAGCTATGTCTATCGCTGGTGATTCGCAGCTTTGCGGTACCGGTGGGGATTGCTCTGATGGGTGGCATTGCCGGGTTGGCACTGTTATCTCAAGGCTATGGCCTCTACTTTCCTTATGCCTTAATAACCCTGGGGATGCGAGCCAACGATCCGGCGGCACCGATGTTGGTGGGAGAAATTCAGTTTCTGATTGCCTGTGCTGTTTTTATCGCTGGTTTTTGTCTATTTGCCATCACCTGGTTAAAACGGCGGGATGTGGTGACCGGGTAG
- a CDS encoding ABC transporter permease subunit, with protein sequence MTLLKLEFKSLLGGLVLWTGILALILIIVMAFFPFLKAGVLADLIEVNRSVFPMPLLALFGLSRVPIFSNVTIYFAFVMQYFNVAVVSYASLRGAASLNKEERDGTITYLYAQPITRSGIVAEKMAANFLAYGMLVMILWALALILALIFSTGSQAVWEMLFEVSQIYLGTFVIGTIFMALGFFFSAIISSFGKARIVAIALVMGTYLMGVISSLADTVEFLKVLSPLNIFDPSRIIARGIDLRDLSLWGGMVIIVVIMTFVIYSKKDFKIT encoded by the coding sequence GTGACACTCTTGAAATTGGAATTTAAATCGCTTTTGGGGGGACTGGTGTTGTGGACCGGCATACTGGCACTGATTTTGATTATCGTAATGGCCTTTTTTCCATTTCTGAAAGCGGGCGTTCTTGCGGATCTGATTGAGGTTAATCGGAGTGTATTTCCGATGCCGCTATTGGCATTATTTGGTTTGTCCCGGGTGCCGATTTTTTCTAATGTCACCATCTATTTTGCGTTTGTGATGCAATATTTCAATGTAGCAGTGGTTAGCTATGCGTCATTGCGGGGAGCCGCGTCGTTAAATAAAGAAGAACGTGATGGGACCATCACATATCTTTATGCCCAGCCGATTACCCGATCTGGGATTGTTGCAGAAAAAATGGCGGCTAATTTTTTGGCCTATGGAATGCTGGTGATGATCCTATGGGCATTGGCTCTGATTCTGGCGCTGATCTTCAGTACCGGAAGCCAGGCAGTTTGGGAGATGTTGTTCGAGGTTAGCCAAATCTATTTAGGAACCTTTGTTATCGGGACTATTTTTATGGCTCTGGGATTTTTTTTCTCGGCGATTATATCCAGCTTCGGAAAAGCTCGGATAGTGGCCATTGCGCTGGTGATGGGAACCTATTTGATGGGCGTTATTTCATCGCTGGCAGATACCGTTGAATTTTTAAAGGTGCTGTCGCCGTTAAATATTTTTGATCCCAGTCGCATTATCGCAAGGGGAATTGATTTAAGGGACCTCAGCCTATGGGGAGGTATGGTGATCATTGTGGTTATCATGACCTTTGTGATCTATAGTAAAAAAGATTTTAAGATCACATGA
- a CDS encoding lipoate protein ligase C-terminal domain-containing protein — translation MDDYKIISKGIKSVKERVTNISDHLNRPVNTDTFRKLMVDSIMQGSDKEYKLTPADQVRINAIAKEKFESWEWNYGTSPKFNITRTGRFDGGKMEFKLDVNKGKITDCHIYGDFFGTMDISVLSDALIDTNYEKESIKKAIEQCDIKHGFYNINMDELADIIC, via the coding sequence GTGGATGACTACAAAATTATTTCTAAAGGGATCAAATCCGTTAAGGAACGGGTGACAAATATTTCTGATCACCTAAACCGGCCAGTGAACACGGATACCTTCAGAAAACTGATGGTGGACAGTATCATGCAAGGTTCCGATAAAGAATATAAACTCACACCGGCCGATCAGGTCCGGATCAATGCCATTGCTAAAGAAAAATTTGAAAGTTGGGAATGGAATTACGGAACCTCTCCCAAATTCAATATCACCAGAACCGGACGGTTTGATGGCGGTAAAATGGAATTCAAACTGGATGTGAATAAGGGTAAAATCACCGATTGCCACATCTACGGCGACTTCTTCGGAACCATGGACATTTCTGTTCTCAGTGACGCATTAATAGATACTAACTATGAAAAAGAAAGCATCAAAAAAGCCATTGAACAGTGTGATATCAAACACGGCTTTTACAATATTAACATGGACGAACTGGCAGATATTATTTGCTAA
- a CDS encoding arylsulfotransferase family protein, with protein sequence MDSSRKFLIVSISAAVLLIILVSCTLAYSGRDNTLMSDKTLSLEINGFNVELPLSENDAVYDAVSLSSVKENRIKLINEVGATVKINGKGIGAGTTMDLKLEKLSSNEMIKIQVGNEKDERVIYLRTLSSQLPEIIPAGESSYEGNYFMAVATGGAALYELNNKGEVVFYIAKSPEEANGESYRDFKKHVLENGDVRYSYQRVNGDSNGIGYAVGERVILDENYKELKTITLADSELANEGDPVDGRDFILIDDNHYIVEASQLVLVHNVPEALGPNTMGSKVARTLIQEVKDDQVVFEFTTDSHPEFYGLSVNDHDYSNTTSQSPDYTGFNRMIIDPTDNNLIVSFGNLNTIMKINRETKDVIWKLSGNGDEFGMSPEQKTSGQTDLAITAEGELTVFDNAISTGQTRILKIKLDEVSKKILGYQEYKVAGKTSLAYGSAQKIGDNIEVYTIGWGLTKDGTVAVSEIDFNTGKKLLEVTLPQGVANDRVQKFK encoded by the coding sequence ATGGATAGTTCAAGAAAATTTCTTATTGTATCAATCAGTGCTGCAGTGCTGTTGATCATTTTAGTCAGTTGTACACTGGCTTACTCAGGACGCGATAATACGTTGATGTCAGATAAAACACTAAGTCTGGAAATCAACGGTTTTAATGTAGAGTTACCCCTTTCAGAAAACGATGCGGTTTACGATGCGGTAAGCTTAAGTAGTGTGAAAGAAAACAGAATCAAATTGATTAATGAGGTAGGCGCCACCGTTAAAATAAATGGTAAAGGAATTGGCGCTGGCACGACCATGGATTTAAAACTGGAAAAACTTTCCTCAAACGAAATGATTAAGATTCAGGTGGGCAACGAAAAAGACGAGCGAGTGATTTACCTGAGAACCCTGTCTTCCCAACTTCCCGAAATCATTCCAGCCGGAGAAAGCAGTTACGAAGGCAATTATTTTATGGCGGTTGCTACCGGCGGAGCCGCTTTGTATGAATTGAATAATAAGGGTGAAGTGGTTTTCTATATTGCCAAATCCCCAGAAGAAGCCAATGGTGAATCCTATCGGGATTTTAAAAAGCATGTGCTTGAAAATGGCGATGTACGGTATAGCTACCAACGGGTCAACGGCGATAGCAATGGCATTGGCTATGCTGTCGGCGAACGAGTGATTCTCGATGAAAATTACAAAGAATTAAAAACCATCACACTGGCAGATAGTGAACTGGCAAACGAGGGCGATCCGGTTGATGGTCGGGATTTTATTTTAATTGATGATAACCATTATATTGTGGAAGCTTCCCAATTGGTTCTGGTTCATAATGTGCCCGAAGCTTTAGGGCCAAATACAATGGGATCAAAGGTGGCCAGAACCCTGATTCAGGAAGTAAAAGACGACCAGGTGGTCTTTGAATTTACCACCGACTCGCATCCGGAATTCTATGGATTAAGCGTCAACGATCATGATTACAGCAATACCACCAGCCAAAGTCCAGATTATACCGGATTTAACCGGATGATCATTGATCCAACTGATAATAATCTGATTGTATCCTTTGGAAACCTGAATACCATCATGAAAATCAATCGGGAAACCAAAGATGTTATCTGGAAATTATCTGGAAACGGCGATGAATTCGGTATGTCTCCGGAACAGAAAACATCAGGACAGACTGACCTGGCGATTACCGCCGAAGGTGAATTAACCGTCTTTGACAATGCTATCAGTACCGGTCAAACCCGAATTCTGAAAATAAAACTTGATGAAGTCAGTAAGAAAATTCTGGGCTACCAGGAATATAAGGTAGCGGGGAAAACCTCCCTGGCTTATGGCAGTGCTCAGAAAATTGGTGACAACATCGAAGTTTACACCATTGGCTGGGGCTTGACCAAGGATGGCACCGTGGCAGTTTCAGAAATTGATTTCAATACCGGCAAAAAGCTTTTGGAAGTTACCCTTCCCCAGGGCGTAGCCAATGATCGGGTTCAGAAATTTAAATAG
- a CDS encoding ABC transporter ATP-binding protein, translating into MSNIIETEGLSKQYGNVYRVKDVDLSVPEGAIYGFLGPNGAGKSTTLKMILGLAKPTAGEITVFGKRVNSKNRLENLKNVGSLIESPSYYGHLTGEENLRIFQTLRGVPKQNITEVLKIVRLENQQNKKVSQYSLGMKQRLGLASALLGYPKLLILDEPTNGLDPAGIQEMRELIQSLPQKFGMTVVVSSHLLSEIDQLATRVGIIREGELVYQDSLTKLHQYSQQHLAVRTMNNEVTKSFLSQNGVAWEAQDDYLIIPQMKDTMMAEISKVLGQNNIGLVRIEERKKSLEDIFLELTGTAVSL; encoded by the coding sequence ATGAGCAATATTATCGAGACTGAGGGTCTCAGCAAACAATATGGGAATGTTTATCGGGTCAAGGATGTGGATCTGTCGGTTCCGGAAGGGGCGATTTATGGCTTTCTGGGGCCCAACGGCGCCGGAAAATCGACGACACTGAAGATGATTCTGGGGTTGGCCAAGCCTACAGCCGGGGAGATTACGGTTTTCGGAAAACGGGTTAACAGCAAAAATCGCCTGGAAAATCTTAAAAATGTCGGTTCTTTGATCGAGTCGCCCAGCTATTATGGGCATCTAACTGGTGAAGAAAACCTGCGGATCTTCCAAACCCTGCGAGGCGTACCAAAACAGAATATTACCGAAGTCCTGAAAATAGTTCGGCTGGAGAATCAGCAGAACAAAAAAGTCAGTCAGTATTCGCTGGGGATGAAACAGCGGTTAGGGTTGGCCAGTGCGTTGTTGGGCTATCCCAAGCTGCTGATTCTGGATGAACCCACCAACGGGCTGGATCCGGCTGGTATTCAGGAAATGCGGGAACTGATTCAGTCGCTGCCGCAAAAATTTGGAATGACCGTGGTCGTCTCCAGCCACCTCCTAAGTGAAATTGATCAGCTGGCCACCCGGGTGGGAATCATTCGGGAAGGCGAGCTGGTTTATCAGGACAGCCTGACCAAGCTGCACCAGTACAGTCAGCAGCATCTGGCGGTGCGAACCATGAATAATGAGGTGACCAAATCATTCCTCAGTCAAAACGGCGTGGCCTGGGAAGCTCAGGATGATTATCTGATTATCCCGCAGATGAAAGATACGATGATGGCCGAAATCAGCAAGGTTTTGGGCCAGAATAATATTGGCCTGGTTCGGATTGAAGAGCGTAAAAAGAGCCTGGAGGATATTTTCCTGGAGCTGACTGGAACGGCGGTGAGTTTATGA
- a CDS encoding biotin/lipoyl-containing protein: MKKNIQMPKLSEQMETAVLAAWNKEAGDMVKKGDVLFEIETEKVVSEVESMESGVLEEIFFEAGDEIKVDEIIAVINCD, encoded by the coding sequence ATGAAAAAAAATATTCAAATGCCAAAATTAAGTGAACAAATGGAAACCGCGGTGTTGGCGGCGTGGAATAAAGAAGCTGGGGATATGGTAAAAAAAGGTGATGTGCTTTTCGAGATTGAAACCGAAAAGGTCGTCAGTGAAGTCGAAAGTATGGAATCCGGTGTTTTGGAAGAGATCTTTTTTGAAGCCGGCGATGAAATTAAAGTGGATGAAATCATTGCTGTCATCAACTGCGATTAA
- a CDS encoding ABC transporter permease → MKAAIGMEVLKTKGRKIWLVVAVMMAVQLLWAGWAISNKDADDLIQGWMFFLYQFPMLNCIIMPVIAAVVASRLSDVEHQGQTFKLLETIIPTSRIFAAKFIWGSTYMLVAALGQLAIMIVMGFALQFGGPVPWGALAGYLFFTLIVSLTIYAFQQGVSMLVANQMVPMTLGLVGGFIGLFSMFFPQGFQKLILWSYYGVLMQVGMNWDEATRATDFYWTAIDWSGFGLILVFFVLIYGISRTLFVRREV, encoded by the coding sequence ATGAAAGCCGCTATCGGGATGGAGGTCTTAAAAACAAAGGGTCGCAAGATCTGGCTGGTGGTGGCGGTGATGATGGCCGTTCAGCTGCTCTGGGCGGGCTGGGCTATTTCCAACAAGGATGCCGATGACCTGATCCAGGGCTGGATGTTTTTTCTCTATCAATTTCCGATGCTCAACTGTATCATCATGCCGGTAATCGCCGCAGTGGTGGCTTCCCGTCTCAGTGACGTGGAGCATCAGGGTCAAACCTTTAAGCTGCTAGAAACCATTATTCCGACCAGTCGGATATTTGCTGCCAAGTTTATCTGGGGCAGTACCTATATGCTTGTTGCCGCCCTGGGACAGCTGGCCATCATGATTGTTATGGGCTTTGCGCTGCAGTTTGGCGGACCGGTGCCCTGGGGCGCGCTGGCGGGCTACCTGTTTTTTACGCTGATAGTAAGTCTGACCATTTATGCCTTTCAACAAGGAGTCTCAATGCTCGTTGCCAATCAGATGGTGCCAATGACTTTGGGACTCGTCGGCGGTTTTATTGGCTTATTCAGTATGTTTTTCCCGCAGGGCTTTCAAAAGCTGATTCTGTGGAGTTATTACGGGGTGCTAATGCAGGTGGGGATGAACTGGGATGAGGCCACCCGAGCCACTGATTTTTACTGGACGGCCATTGATTGGTCGGGTTTTGGTTTGATTTTGGTTTTCTTTGTGCTGATTTATGGAATCAGCCGGACTTTATTTGTCAGAAGGGAGGTCTGA
- the lipA gene encoding lipoyl synthase → MEKKPEWLKVSYNKEAVDEVSGLMAKLKLNTVCKEANCPNLGECYKKRTATFMILGNICTRHCRFCNVSSGVVEPVDPNEPQHLAEAVKTLDLKHVVITSVTRDDLEDGGAKHFADTINAVRKLNPGVSIEVLIPDLRGVDKHLDIVIGAKPDVINHNVETVRELYLEVRPEADYERSMYVIQYVKKRAPHIKTKTGIMVGLGETDEQVYQVMDDSLKAGCDIFTIGQYLRPSAKHISVKCYVTPEKFEEYKKIGEEKGFHYIASSPLVRSSYRAEEALAGGKIK, encoded by the coding sequence ATGGAAAAGAAACCAGAATGGTTAAAGGTCAGCTACAATAAGGAGGCCGTGGATGAAGTCAGTGGGCTCATGGCCAAATTAAAACTTAACACGGTTTGTAAAGAAGCCAATTGCCCCAATTTGGGGGAGTGCTATAAAAAACGGACCGCCACATTTATGATTCTGGGAAATATCTGTACCCGACATTGCCGATTTTGCAATGTGTCCAGTGGCGTGGTGGAGCCGGTCGATCCCAATGAACCCCAGCATCTTGCCGAGGCCGTAAAAACCCTGGATTTAAAGCACGTGGTCATCACCAGCGTCACCCGGGATGATTTGGAGGATGGCGGAGCCAAACACTTTGCAGACACCATCAATGCGGTTCGGAAATTAAATCCTGGAGTTTCCATAGAAGTGCTGATTCCGGATCTCAGAGGCGTGGACAAACATTTGGATATCGTCATTGGAGCAAAGCCGGATGTTATTAATCATAATGTTGAAACGGTCAGGGAACTATACCTGGAAGTTCGCCCGGAAGCAGATTATGAACGATCGATGTACGTGATTCAGTATGTAAAGAAGAGAGCACCCCATATCAAAACCAAAACCGGTATTATGGTTGGGCTTGGGGAAACCGATGAACAGGTTTATCAGGTCATGGATGACAGTCTTAAAGCGGGCTGTGATATTTTTACGATCGGTCAGTATCTGCGGCCATCAGCCAAACATATTAGTGTCAAATGCTATGTGACCCCTGAAAAGTTCGAAGAATATAAAAAGATCGGTGAAGAAAAAGGGTTTCATTATATTGCCAGTAGTCCCCTGGTTCGCAGCTCCTACCGAGCGGAAGAAGCACTTGCAGGAGGCAAAATAAAATGA